A window of Phragmites australis chromosome 15, lpPhrAust1.1, whole genome shotgun sequence genomic DNA:
cttttcctttcttcggTTTGGGGTGGTTGAACTAACGAACTGTAGTATTGTGCAAGCGCATATTAACATGCCAATGTTGTCACACATCTGAATGAGTTTCTATCGAGTCTGAAGTTTGCTGAAATGCAAGTATGCCTATGATTAATCTGTCCACAATAATTAAATAGCTTCCAATGCATAGTCAGCATTATGTCCTGTTGATAAAATGATATTGTGTCTAGAAATGTATAAATAATTTCCTTTGTTAATGCTTGCAACATTCACATGTTTCGTAGTGACAAAGGTCATGTTTGGTCACTTCATTTATTGGAGATTGATTCTTACTGAATGTACACTTTGCTTGAGTTTTTACAAATCACTCTAGTTCTACAATTGAAATCTTGGATGGTATCTCAATATTACCTTCAGAATGGTGCTGAACTACAGTTGACACTATCAATATGCCGTTGCACATGAATGACTATCTAATTCTAATGCATATTAGTCATGAAAAGATGTTTTCTTTTGCGATTGTCATGAAAGATGTTTGGACTTAAATATTTGCATTGCCGCATACCATAACTAATGGTTCAAGATTTAAGGTCAAGATGTCGCCTTTTCCATCATTGGCAATAGATTCAGTGAAATCCTTCAGTATTTCTTTAATAGCTTTTACAGAAACAGAAGTGGTCAATTGTTAATCTTCTGTTGTCATTTTTATGTTTAGCAGTAAACATCATAATTTAGTTATTCTATTGAATGtacttgttattttttatgAGTCCTTTCTGTTGGAAACAAACAGATGGATAATAAACAAGAAGCTGAGAAGACTGAGGCTCAGCTGCTGAGAGTATTTGACTATGCATGGAACAAGCTTCAGAATGGTGCTTGTCGCCGTGAAGAAATACTGCTCAAGTTAGAACAGGGAGCATTCAGCCATAGACCATCTCTACTTAGCAGAGTACGTCACATGAAGCAAAAAGTATTTGGAGAGAAAGCAGGTATAAAGATAAAGGGAAGTCGGTCCGTTGACACTTCGTCTGGTATTATGAGAAGTATGGTCCCAAGAGTTCGTACGTTTGTTCCCTTCAGACCTCGACTAGTTAATTCTGACGAAAGTGGAGGCGAGGCAATTCATATTCCCTGGAAGAAAACATCTGAGGCTAACACCTGTGGTAATAGACAAGCACATAGAAGGAGGTCTGAAGGATACAAAGTAAAGAATATCGATGTTGCAAAACGGAGAACTGTGCCAATACAAGATTCTAACTCTGTTTGTGGAGTTGTGCTGGAAGATGGTTCTTCTTGTCTGGAGCTCCCAGTTCAAGGAAGGAAGAGGTGCACCTTACACAAAGGTAGAAGAATCAAAGGCTACCCTAAATGCTCCTTTTCTAGCTATCCTTGCCAAGTTGAGACTCCAAATACTGAATCCATACCTCGACTaattgaaaatttgaaaaactCAGATCAAGCGCAGGAAAGTGAACTCATGTCCAAAAATTTGGATACAACTATGAAGGAACAGTTAAGGCAAAGCAGTAGCTTCGAAGCAAAAGAGGTGAAAACTGGAGAGGCTACTACAGAAGATGGAGCAGATGAAACCTCTAGGGATGCTGGTATCTGTGAAGACAAGACTTTTCATGCTGAATCTGAGTCCCAGGTGCAGCAGCCTTCTGGGAGAATGTGGTTTGAACTTATCAAAGCACAGAAGAAATCGGCCAGCTTACACTCATCAAGAGGACCAGGATGTCATGCAAGAGTAGCAGATGACGTAGCGCCTATCTGTGGAGCAATGATAGATAATGGATCCTACAAAATGGTGCCGATTGCAGAAAGAAAAACATGTGAGGAGCACACAGGAATGAAGGTCACCGGTGCTTCGTTTTCCAGAAGCTCAGGATGGCCGTGTACCTGTGGCGCCCGTACATCAGATGGTTCACCTTGTATGAATCAGCCAGTTGAAGGGAGGAAGAGGTGTGCATTGCACATAGGGCAAAGAGCGTCATGCTCCCCTTACACCATCGGTTGAATGGACAAAACGGTTTCTTTCATTCAGTTGTTGTTTTCGCACCTTAAGTCAGAAGATTCAAAACAAAGAAAACTGAAGTTTTTTCCTATGttgagctgattttttttttgtgccagTGTTGATTCGTCATTCATACTTCTTGtcaaccatttttttttttttttgcgagcaAAACACTACAGATTTTGTAACTGTATTTGATGGATTTGTAGAAAACTAAATATGGATCTCTTACCCTGAACATTTTTCATCTAATGGGCTTTGGAGGTACTTGTGGAGCATCATAATTCCTACAGTGTCTCCAATGCATTTTCATGCCGAATTTCGATGCTTGTACTTCAGTCAAGGTTTCATTCTGAATTTTGAGCCATGGAGCAGTGTCACCCATCCATACAAAGGTGTATACAGAATTTTGACCTACCTAAATTCCTCCCAAGTAGGAATCGTCTATTTGGTGGTCTCGATGACCAATGCCAGATGCAGTCACGTAGGCTCCTGTAATCCCGTCTGGAAAGCAGGAAAAATCTCGATTTTTGCAGAAAATTAAACTGTCCCCTACAAAAATTATCGTATTCCTATGGATGCAAATTTGAAAGCATCCACTCTGTCTACCTCTGCCCGTTTGGAGCGTCCACATTTGCCTCCGAAAACACGAGGATTTTAcaacctcctccacctcataTCCTTTTCCCTTTCCCACTCACCATCCAAACGCCACCTTACAGGTATTCCATTGGTATATGCATGCACAAGCAAGTTCAAAGAACAATTAACTTCGTGTTCTTGTAGCACAAGGCCTGTTTTTTTGGTTGAACTGCTACGAATATGCAGTGAATAAAGTTTATGTAATCTGGGCCGATCTTATTGCATTGCACAGTTATTTCGGAGCCTTAAACCTTACCTAAAAGTTTTGGCAGTTGCTTTTCTTCTGCTTGAGCTGGTCAAATTTGTGAAACTGCTGGAGCACCCCGGATATGCATATGCTGTTGCCTGACATTCAATAATGCAACTTATGATGTAATCTGTAGCTGTTGCAAAAATGGCTCAGCAAAATCTGTAATACTGCTGGACTAGTATCTTTGATTAAATTGTTCGCAGGTAGCTAGTGACCACTAACTCAAGATGTATGTATTCTGGACTAGTAATATAACTGAGATAGTGAAATGAGTAATGCATTCCAAGGTATTAGTAACAGGAGCATTATATATTTGGTTGCTTGTAGATTtgtgctacattcttgatcctTAGCTCCCTTAGTCCACAATTGATTGCTCATCTAAGTTGATGCTGATCTAAGTTCAATTAATTACTAATGCATCAATTGCCAGTTCTGATCAATTACTAACTATACTCTCGAATTCGTAATGCAGGAGAAACTGAGAAATCACTTGGAACTGCACAATAAATTGATGAATGGTCACTTTATTATGCTTCTTTTCTCTTCCAGTTCTGATGCTTGccaatcaagaatgacatcctAATATacaagtttttttatttctatattttctaacataaataattaaataaatatactccGGATGAAAATATTTAAAGAATTAGGCGCATACCACCCTCTCATACTTACCGCACTttgcccttaccgccctctcctctgcccttaccgccctcttatCCGGTTAGGCTCGGATAAACAGTACCTGtccttttttcaatttttctccttttctctttctctatttgggCAGTGGGGTTGTCATGCTCCAaaaatcacgaatttttttgtagagcctataattcatgatgaatccagtttaaaaggattcaccttaATACCCCgtgtaggtttcaaaataaaaaactccaaagagggctacttttagaacttctagtaatttttaaggcctcaaataattttctaaaaaactggaaaaaatcactaatattcctatcatgtgtcttaataatatctaaaattattttcaaccctaggttacttaGTGAAAAAGTAAGCTCCTTTgcaatgcttcatttatatgcatttttatcatttcatgtgatattctctttttaattcaatttgaattcaaacaaattcaaatatgtacaaattcatccaaactattatagaatacatataaatatgaatgtgcacaatttggggtgtgacatcaaacaaaaaaagaaatgtcAACAATCGGACAAATACCTGCACAAAATCATCCAAACTCTTATGTAATTCTATGCACATTCATCAGACTGTGAGGTGGTCGGACACCAAAATATACTTTGACCAAGAAGATTGCGCTGATAACTTCGTACGATCAGACTGCTTCCTGATAGTGGTCGAGCTTACGATAAATAACCGTATGGTTACCCAAGTGGACTTATGTACTTTGTATATGTATTCCATAAGAGTTCgtatgaatttgtgcatgtttgaatttaaattgaattaaaaagagaatatcacatgaaatgataaaaatgcatataaatggagcattgcaaaggaactaaTTTTTTTACCAAGTaaactagggttgaaaataattttatatattattaAGACACAtaagaggaatattagtgatttttttttcagatttttgggaattttttaaggtcttaaaaattgctagaagttctaaaagtagtCCTCTTTGgaggtttttttattttgaaacctacatAGGGTATTGAGATAaatccttttaaaatagattcatcatgaattataggccctaaaaaaattcatgaatttTAGAGCATGGTAACCCTACTTCTCGaatagagaaagagaaaaagaaaaagaaatggaaaaagATGAGTACTGTTGGTCCGAGTAACAGGAGCTGTAAGTAGCACcttaataataataattctaATTCTGAAACCTACTGCAGCCTAAGAGGGTGGTAGGCACCAGACGTCTAAttctgtaaatatttttattcaaattatatttatttaattatttatgttagaaaatataaaaaataaaaatccctgATATACTACCTCTTTTACCAATTGTCAGGTCTTAGTCATTGCAGAAATAAGTGTGATGTAATACATTTGTAATAGTTTATTAATACATTAACGTACGGATAAATACTATTCTGGATGCTATTTCCCTTTtgtgttatttatttttcttcatattttgggaatatttttttgaaattttcccAGACCTAGCATGTGCTTGCTCTATTCATGCATCCAAACTTACGTACAAGCGCTTTTGCCTTGCCCGCAAAGCTGCTAGCAAACCGACGGGCCTTGCGGTGAGCAGCGAAAGCTTAGCGAGCGAGCATCCGCAAAGCCCACAAATTTGCTTAGCGGCCACCGGCCAGAGCGGTGGTGGGCGGGC
This region includes:
- the LOC133892864 gene encoding protein EFFECTOR OF TRANSCRIPTION 2-like isoform X1 → MLAAAAPVTRLKREDCPRTKHDSLFSPWKVLVGPLDWDDHSAGKEGVQRYRIRNLPDNFPGLYELGVSRASDEGVRARRHDSGGVVVVYLGQADNVRARLQQYGRTGSHLDTGNSLASAGKSETIALAAGPGLFREVFSRGYSVVFRCTLMDNKQEAEKTEAQLLRVFDYAWNKLQNGACRREEILLKLEQGAFSHRPSLLSRVRHMKQKVFGEKAGIKIKGSRSVDTSSGIMRSMVPRVRTFVPFRPRLVNSDESGGEAIHIPWKKTSEANTCGNRQAHRRRSEGYKVKNIDVAKRRTVPIQDSNSVCGVVLEDGSSCLELPVQGRKRCTLHKGRRIKGYPKCSFSSYPCQVETPNTESIPRLIENLKNSDQAQESELMSKNLDTTMKEQLRQSSSFEAKEVKTGEATTEDGADETSRDAGICEDKTFHAESESQVQQPSGRMWFELIKAQKKSASLHSSRGPGCHARVADDVAPICGAMIDNGSYKMVPIAERKTCEEHTGMKVTGASFSRSSGWPCTCGARTSDGSPCMNQPVEGRKRCALHIGQRASCSPYTIG
- the LOC133892864 gene encoding protein EFFECTOR OF TRANSCRIPTION 2-like isoform X2 codes for the protein MLAAAAPVTRLKREDCPRTKHDSLFSPWKVLVGPLDWDDHSAGKEGVQRYRIRNLPDNFPGLYELGVSRASDEGVRARRHDSGGVVVVYLGQADNVRARLQQYGRTGSHLDTGNSLASAGKSETIALAAGPGLFREVFSRGYSVVFRCTLMDNKQEAEKTEAQLLRVFDYAWNKLQNGACRREEILLKLEQGAFSHRPSLLSRVRHMKQKVFGEKAGIKIKGSRSVDTSSGIMRSMVPRVRTFVPFRPRLVNSDESGGEAIHIPWKKTSEANTCGNRQAHRRRSEGYKVKNIDVAKRRTVPIQDSNSVCGVVLEDGSSCLELPVQGRKRCTLHKDQAQESELMSKNLDTTMKEQLRQSSSFEAKEVKTGEATTEDGADETSRDAGICEDKTFHAESESQVQQPSGRMWFELIKAQKKSASLHSSRGPGCHARVADDVAPICGAMIDNGSYKMVPIAERKTCEEHTGMKVTGASFSRSSGWPCTCGARTSDGSPCMNQPVEGRKRCALHIGQRASCSPYTIG